A portion of the Calothrix sp. 336/3 genome contains these proteins:
- a CDS encoding NAD(P)H-dependent glycerol-3-phosphate dehydrogenase has translation MITPKSSNSQLIAVLGAGAWGSSLASIASANGHQVNIWSRHGSLSLGDAVKDADVILSAISMKGVSEVARQIQSLALPVKVIFITATKGLDPETTQTPSQIWQRMFPAHPVVVLSGPNLAQEIQQQLPAATVVASQANNAAIAVQSILTSERFRVYTNTDPLGVELGGTLKNVMAIAAGVCDGLQLGTNAKAALMTRGLTEMVRIGVHWGAKAETFYGLSGLGDLLATCNSSLSRNYQVGYQLAYGATLEDILTQLRGTAEGVNTTQVLIQRARQRNIYVPITEQVYRLLQGEITPRQAVMELMLKDTKPESGE, from the coding sequence TTGATTACTCCCAAGTCCTCAAATTCTCAATTAATTGCAGTTCTCGGTGCTGGTGCATGGGGAAGCAGTCTCGCATCTATTGCATCAGCGAATGGTCATCAAGTCAATATTTGGTCACGTCACGGTTCTCTTTCCCTGGGTGATGCTGTCAAGGATGCTGATGTGATTCTGTCGGCAATTTCGATGAAAGGTGTCAGCGAGGTTGCGAGGCAAATTCAATCTTTAGCTCTTCCGGTCAAGGTAATTTTTATCACAGCGACTAAGGGCTTAGACCCGGAAACAACGCAGACACCATCGCAGATATGGCAAAGAATGTTTCCTGCTCACCCCGTGGTTGTGCTTTCTGGACCAAATTTAGCCCAGGAAATTCAGCAACAATTACCAGCTGCCACCGTAGTCGCCAGTCAAGCGAATAATGCTGCGATCGCCGTCCAAAGTATTTTGACATCGGAAAGATTTCGTGTATATACAAATACAGACCCCCTAGGTGTAGAGTTAGGAGGGACGCTGAAAAATGTCATGGCGATCGCGGCAGGAGTATGCGACGGTTTACAATTAGGAACCAATGCCAAAGCAGCACTCATGACCCGTGGTTTAACGGAAATGGTGCGAATTGGTGTACATTGGGGGGCAAAGGCAGAAACCTTCTATGGATTATCTGGTTTAGGAGATTTACTCGCTACTTGTAATAGTTCCCTCAGTCGTAACTACCAAGTTGGTTATCAGTTAGCATATGGTGCAACTCTGGAGGATATTCTCACCCAATTGCGAGGAACCGCAGAAGGTGTGAACACTACCCAAGTGTTGATACAAAGAGCCAGACAACGTAACATTTATGTCCCCATCACTGAGCAAGTCTATCGTTTGCTGCAAGGAGAAATTACACCCCGACAAGCAGTTATGGAATTAATGCTCAAAGATACTAAACCGGAATCTGGGGAATGA
- a CDS encoding type II toxin-antitoxin system HicB family antitoxin: MISIEVPNNETVILYKDEDGIRIVECPSLKGCVIQGKTKNEALSNIREAIAGSIAVLEADGLSVPEDNFETFLVVV; encoded by the coding sequence TTGATCTCGATCGAGGTTCCAAACAATGAGACAGTTATTCTCTACAAAGATGAAGACGGAATTCGGATTGTGGAATGTCCCAGCCTGAAAGGATGCGTTATTCAGGGAAAAACCAAAAACGAAGCTCTCTCGAATATAAGGGAAGCGATCGCAGGTTCTATTGCTGTTTTAGAAGCAGATGGGTTATCCGTACCAGAAGATAATTTTGAAACTTTTTTGGTGGTGGTGTGA
- the hisD gene encoding histidinol dehydrogenase, translating into MQLLKTTDTDFSMQFLALVNERREATVDVSGTVREIIADVKARGDIAVKDYTHRFDHFQPESLRLTADFIAQQAAKCSPQVKASLAVAAERISNFHQKQLPGNIAYTDSVGVSLGLNWVALSTVGIYVPGGRASYPSSVLMNAIPAKIAGVERIVMAVPMPGGEINPAVLAAAELAGVTEIYSMGGAQAIAALAYGTKTIVPVDKIVGPGNAYVAEGKRQVFGTVGIDSIAGPSEILVVADHQNQPAWIAWDLLSQAEHDPSAQSILVTDSWEFAQEVIQAIAEILATLPTTAVASASWEKHGAVIVVENWQEAIPLVNQLAPEHLELCIDNPRELAQYIRCAGSVFLGRHTPEAIGDYVGGPNHVLPTSRSARFASGLSVFDFMKRITYLECDRQSLEKIGHDAIALAEAEGLPAHAGSVAVRLEMGI; encoded by the coding sequence ATGCAGTTGCTGAAAACCACTGACACAGATTTTTCCATGCAATTCCTTGCCCTTGTCAACGAACGACGGGAGGCAACGGTGGATGTTAGTGGTACTGTTAGGGAAATTATTGCTGATGTGAAGGCACGGGGTGATATAGCAGTTAAAGATTACACCCATCGCTTTGACCATTTTCAGCCGGAATCTTTGCGGTTAACAGCAGATTTTATTGCCCAGCAAGCAGCAAAATGCTCTCCCCAGGTGAAAGCATCTTTAGCAGTGGCAGCAGAGCGAATTAGTAATTTTCACCAGAAACAGTTGCCAGGGAATATTGCCTATACTGACAGTGTTGGTGTGAGTCTAGGACTAAATTGGGTAGCTTTATCTACCGTCGGTATCTATGTACCCGGAGGTCGGGCTAGTTATCCTAGTTCGGTGTTGATGAATGCCATTCCGGCAAAGATTGCTGGTGTGGAGAGGATTGTCATGGCTGTACCTATGCCTGGGGGAGAAATTAACCCAGCAGTTTTAGCGGCGGCAGAGTTGGCAGGTGTAACGGAAATATACAGTATGGGGGGAGCCCAGGCGATCGCCGCCCTTGCCTATGGAACTAAAACTATTGTTCCGGTGGATAAAATTGTTGGTCCCGGTAATGCTTACGTGGCAGAGGGTAAGCGGCAGGTTTTTGGAACTGTGGGTATTGATAGCATTGCTGGACCTTCGGAAATTCTCGTTGTCGCTGATCACCAGAATCAACCTGCTTGGATTGCCTGGGATTTACTTTCCCAAGCGGAGCATGATCCTAGCGCCCAATCGATTTTAGTCACCGATTCCTGGGAGTTTGCCCAAGAGGTAATTCAGGCGATCGCCGAAATTCTCGCAACTTTACCAACTACCGCCGTAGCAAGCGCCAGTTGGGAAAAACATGGAGCTGTGATTGTTGTGGAAAATTGGCAGGAAGCCATACCTTTGGTGAATCAATTAGCACCGGAACACTTGGAATTATGTATAGATAATCCTAGGGAATTGGCGCAATATATTCGCTGTGCTGGTAGTGTTTTCCTCGGCAGACATACCCCGGAAGCTATCGGAGATTACGTAGGAGGTCCCAACCATGTGTTACCTACATCCCGCTCCGCTCGCTTTGCTTCTGGGTTGAGTGTGTTTGACTTTATGAAACGGATTACCTATTTGGAGTGCGATCGCCAGTCTTTGGAGAAAATCGGTCACGACGCGATCGCCCTCGCAGAAGCAGAGGGTTTGCCAGCTCATGCAGGTAGCGTTGCTGTGAGGTTAGAAATGGGGATTTAA
- a CDS encoding DUF928 domain-containing protein translates to MTQLRFSQLFFATTATLLLCTSCSSNYTNQVIAQVPSSPSIDYNPPPPPGTGPEPTDRRQGGAGRGCEPTALAPTIESNQGKYLWGLTVASHPRFWFSLPRKITTKDAIAFVLEDEAGKEVYKTMVQKSQIPQGIVSFSLPTKVPALQVGKSYRWSFSVYCDYQTVEDKPGTVTGKIQRVAVSSKIQNQLKNAKTPLMQAKIYAQNGIWFDAVTTLGLAKMQGKKDKAITSGWSELLTQVNLSKVTSLPVTSCCKKS, encoded by the coding sequence ATGACTCAACTACGATTTTCTCAACTTTTTTTCGCAACTACAGCAACCCTACTACTCTGTACCAGTTGCTCCTCCAATTATACTAACCAAGTCATCGCTCAGGTTCCCAGTTCCCCATCCATTGATTATAATCCCCCACCACCCCCAGGCACGGGTCCAGAACCCACAGACAGGAGACAGGGAGGAGCGGGAAGGGGATGCGAACCCACAGCACTTGCACCTACCATCGAATCAAATCAAGGTAAATACCTCTGGGGTTTAACCGTTGCTTCCCACCCCAGATTTTGGTTCAGTCTACCGAGAAAAATCACAACCAAGGACGCGATCGCCTTCGTATTAGAGGATGAAGCGGGTAAAGAAGTTTACAAAACCATGGTGCAAAAATCCCAAATTCCCCAGGGAATCGTCAGTTTTTCCCTACCGACAAAAGTTCCTGCTTTACAAGTTGGCAAATCCTACCGTTGGTCTTTTTCCGTATACTGCGACTATCAAACAGTAGAAGATAAACCCGGAACTGTTACAGGTAAGATTCAGCGAGTTGCAGTGTCCTCAAAGATACAAAATCAACTGAAAAATGCCAAAACTCCCTTGATGCAGGCAAAGATTTACGCGCAAAATGGCATTTGGTTTGATGCTGTGACAACCTTGGGACTAGCTAAGATGCAGGGTAAGAAAGATAAAGCAATTACTTCTGGATGGAGTGAATTATTAACACAGGTAAACCTCAGCAAAGTTACCTCCCTTCCGGTGACTTCCTGCTGTAAAAAATCTTAG